Proteins co-encoded in one Pseudomonas beijingensis genomic window:
- a CDS encoding TrkH family potassium uptake protein, translated as MSIAVLRLIGFILGIFLITLAISMAIPLFTLMLYERNDDLSAFLWSSLITFVCGIALVARGRPDHVQMRPREMYLLTTASWVFVCAFAALPMVFIQHISYTDAFFETMSGITTTGSTILTGLDTTSPGLLIWRSMLHWLGGIGFIGMAVAILPLLRVGGMRLFQTESSDWSEKVTPRSHVAANYILWIYVTLTAFATLALWLAGMTPFEAINHAMSLISTGGFSTSDASLAHWPQPAIHWVSVVVMMAGSLPFTLYVATLRGNRRALFKDQQVRGFVGFLVITWLVVGTWLSLNSDHGWWDAVRIVAVNVTSIVTTTGVALGDYTLWGSFALLLFFYLTFVGGCSGSTAGGLKIFRFQVAGALLMGSLKQLIHPRAVIRKKYNNHPIDEEIVRSLLTFSFFFTITIGAIALGLALIGLDWTTALTGAATAVCNVGPGLGTIIGPAGNFSTLPDAAKWLLTIGMLLGRLEILTVLVLFTPVFWRY; from the coding sequence ATGTCCATTGCGGTTCTGCGTCTCATCGGTTTCATACTCGGCATTTTCCTGATTACCCTGGCGATCAGCATGGCGATTCCGCTGTTCACCCTGATGCTTTACGAGCGCAACGATGACTTGTCGGCGTTTCTTTGGTCGAGCTTGATTACCTTCGTCTGCGGTATCGCACTGGTCGCCCGTGGACGACCGGACCACGTCCAGATGCGCCCCCGGGAGATGTACCTGCTGACCACCGCCAGTTGGGTGTTCGTGTGCGCCTTCGCCGCCCTGCCGATGGTGTTCATCCAGCACATCAGCTATACCGATGCGTTTTTCGAGACCATGTCGGGCATCACGACCACGGGCTCGACCATCCTGACCGGGCTGGATACCACGTCTCCCGGCCTGCTGATCTGGCGCTCAATGTTGCATTGGCTCGGCGGCATCGGCTTTATCGGCATGGCCGTGGCAATCCTGCCGTTGCTTCGGGTCGGCGGCATGCGCCTGTTCCAGACTGAATCATCGGACTGGTCGGAGAAAGTCACGCCGCGCTCTCACGTCGCGGCCAACTACATCCTGTGGATTTACGTCACATTGACCGCCTTCGCAACCTTGGCGCTGTGGCTGGCCGGCATGACCCCCTTCGAGGCGATCAATCATGCGATGTCGCTGATTTCCACCGGCGGCTTCTCAACCTCCGATGCGTCCCTGGCGCACTGGCCTCAACCGGCCATTCATTGGGTATCCGTCGTTGTCATGATGGCGGGATCACTGCCCTTTACGCTGTATGTAGCGACATTGAGGGGAAACAGGCGCGCATTGTTCAAGGATCAGCAAGTTCGGGGTTTCGTCGGATTTCTGGTGATTACCTGGCTCGTGGTCGGCACCTGGTTGAGCCTGAACAGCGACCACGGGTGGTGGGACGCGGTTCGCATCGTGGCCGTCAACGTCACCTCTATCGTCACCACCACTGGCGTGGCGCTGGGTGATTACACATTGTGGGGCAGCTTCGCACTGTTGCTGTTCTTCTACTTGACGTTCGTGGGTGGCTGTTCGGGATCTACGGCCGGTGGGTTGAAAATCTTTCGCTTTCAAGTCGCCGGGGCACTGCTGATGGGCAGTTTGAAACAACTGATCCACCCCCGGGCGGTGATCCGGAAAAAATACAACAACCACCCCATCGATGAAGAAATCGTCCGCTCGCTGCTGACATTTTCGTTCTTCTTCACCATCACGATTGGCGCCATCGCCCTGGGTCTGGCGCTGATCGGTCTGGACTGGACAACCGCCCTGACCGGCGCTGCCACCGCCGTGTGCAACGTGGGGCCGGGGCTCGGCACCATCATCGGCCCGGCCGGCAACTTCTCGACCTTGCCGGACGCAGCCAAATGGCTGCTGACCATTGGCATGCTGCTGGGTCGACTGGAAATCCTGACCGTGCTCGTGTTGTTCACGCCGGTGTTCTGGAGGTATTGA
- a CDS encoding helix-turn-helix transcriptional regulator, producing MKHANPDAAPRFWRDTALPFIEARAIDDGRKVCYSRHSHDHFSIGAITAGRSTYIHERSSFQVESGTVVLMNPGDVHACNPIDDQPWSYVMLYVDTLWLRDLQRRIGFDESLDFQGFATTHSRDVELFAALGRLYGQLVDEHLDTAHKHTAAEAFFIDLQQRLNPAGRPDRGSHPGLMRAAQFIHDHCSEALKLEDICTAAQLSPSYLSRAFKRHYGMTPHAFLVNRRIQFARHQLREGKLIADVALDSGFADQAHFQRAFKQHLAATPGQYRG from the coding sequence ATGAAGCATGCCAACCCTGACGCCGCCCCACGTTTCTGGCGCGACACGGCCCTGCCCTTCATCGAAGCCCGGGCCATCGACGATGGACGCAAAGTCTGCTATTCGCGTCATTCCCATGATCACTTCTCCATCGGCGCGATCACCGCCGGGCGCAGTACCTACATCCACGAGCGCTCGAGTTTCCAGGTGGAAAGCGGCACGGTGGTGCTGATGAACCCCGGTGACGTCCACGCCTGCAACCCGATCGACGATCAGCCGTGGTCCTACGTGATGTTGTACGTCGACACCCTGTGGCTCAGGGACTTGCAGCGCCGTATCGGTTTTGACGAAAGCCTGGATTTCCAGGGTTTCGCCACCACTCATAGCCGCGACGTGGAGCTATTTGCCGCCCTGGGAAGGTTGTATGGCCAATTAGTAGACGAGCACCTCGACACGGCCCACAAGCACACCGCCGCCGAGGCGTTTTTCATTGACCTGCAACAACGGCTCAACCCTGCCGGGCGTCCGGACCGGGGCAGTCATCCGGGGCTGATGCGTGCGGCACAATTTATCCATGACCATTGCAGCGAAGCCTTGAAGCTCGAAGACATCTGCACCGCCGCGCAGCTGTCGCCGTCCTACCTGAGCCGAGCTTTCAAGCGCCACTACGGGATGACGCCCCACGCCTTCCTGGTCAACCGCCGGATCCAGTTTGCCCGCCACCAATTGCGCGAGGGCAAGCTGATCGCCGACGTGGCGCTGGACAGCGGGTTCGCCGACCAGGCGCACTTCCAGCGGGCGTTCAAGCAACACCTGGCGGCTACGCCCGGCCAATATCGCGGCTGA
- a CDS encoding bifunctional transcriptional activator/DNA repair enzyme AdaA: protein MNRQDSLLPPHTEMVRAMLERDTAYEGVFFTAVKTTGIFCRPSCTARKPKPENVEFFAHADEAMSAGYRACLRCKPLDAAAIAPDWIQALLKAVDAEPDLRWTDALLLEQGIEPLKLRRWFKQHFGMTFHAYLRTRRLGIALGGIKDGISIDNAAFDSGYESLSGFRDAFVKSFHITPGRAAFSEPLLFTRLTTPLGPMLAMAERRGLVLLEFLDRPALTKELEELQQRYGYTVAPGHNAHLQQIETELADYFAGKLTTFEVPLHMPGSAFAVRVWAELQKIPYGETRSYSGVAIALGSPGASRAVGLANGQNRLAIVIPCHRAIGADGSLTGYGGGQPRKAFLLRLEKAAVQVSLPLAF from the coding sequence ATGAACCGACAAGACTCGCTGCTCCCGCCCCACACCGAGATGGTCCGCGCCATGCTCGAACGAGACACCGCCTACGAGGGGGTGTTCTTCACTGCGGTCAAGACCACCGGCATTTTCTGTCGCCCCAGTTGTACCGCGCGCAAGCCGAAGCCGGAGAATGTGGAGTTCTTCGCCCACGCCGACGAAGCCATGTCGGCCGGCTACCGCGCCTGCCTGCGCTGCAAGCCGCTGGATGCCGCGGCCATTGCGCCGGACTGGATCCAGGCGCTGCTCAAAGCCGTGGACGCCGAACCCGACCTGCGCTGGACTGACGCCCTGCTGCTGGAGCAAGGCATCGAACCGCTGAAATTGCGCCGCTGGTTCAAGCAACATTTCGGCATGACCTTTCACGCCTACCTGCGCACCCGTCGCCTGGGCATCGCCTTGGGCGGCATCAAGGACGGCATTTCCATCGACAATGCCGCGTTCGATTCCGGTTATGAGTCGTTGAGCGGTTTTCGAGATGCCTTTGTGAAGTCCTTCCACATCACGCCGGGCCGCGCCGCCTTCAGCGAGCCCTTGCTGTTCACCCGCCTGACCACGCCATTGGGGCCGATGCTGGCCATGGCCGAACGACGGGGCCTGGTGCTACTGGAATTCCTCGACCGCCCGGCCCTGACCAAGGAGCTGGAAGAACTGCAGCAACGCTACGGCTACACAGTTGCACCGGGGCATAACGCTCACCTGCAACAGATCGAAACCGAACTGGCCGACTATTTCGCCGGCAAACTCACCACGTTCGAGGTCCCGCTGCACATGCCCGGCAGCGCCTTTGCCGTGCGGGTCTGGGCCGAGTTGCAAAAGATTCCCTACGGCGAAACTCGCAGCTACAGCGGCGTCGCCATAGCCCTTGGCAGCCCCGGTGCCAGCCGCGCCGTGGGCCTGGCCAACGGGCAGAATCGCCTGGCCATCGTCATTCCCTGCCACCGGGCGATCGGTGCGGATGGCTCGTTGACCGGTTATGGTGGCGGCCAGCCGCGCAAGGCGTTTCTGTTGCGGCTGGAAAAAGCCGCGGTGCAGGTGTCACTGCCCCTGGCGTTTTGA
- a CDS encoding GGDEF domain-containing protein, with protein sequence MLAPGKPDNEAVRLKNLHSLKLLDTAPEERFDRLTRLARRLFDVPIALVSLVDANRQWFKSSAGLDASETPREVSFCGHAILQDQILEICDAEQDERFHDNPLVTDKPGIRFYAGHPLGLEDGSKLGTLCLLDTKPRQLNDEERELLRDLARMAEQEMVAVQMASMDELTLLSNRRGFRTLAQHALNVCDRLSRPATLLFFDLNDFKPINDRYGHAEGDSALKTFADVLRIAFRESDVVGRLGGDEFVALLTGSSHVETTTIMARLKEILDERNAMLQRGYDIRFSVGQIEYDAQRHRSIDNLLADADAAMYAHKQALRS encoded by the coding sequence ATGCTTGCGCCAGGTAAACCGGACAACGAAGCCGTTCGCCTCAAGAATCTGCACTCGCTCAAGCTGCTCGATACCGCACCCGAAGAGCGGTTCGACCGCCTGACCCGCCTTGCCCGGCGTCTGTTTGACGTGCCCATCGCCCTGGTGTCCCTGGTGGACGCCAACCGGCAGTGGTTCAAGTCCAGCGCCGGCCTGGATGCCAGTGAAACCCCGCGGGAAGTTTCCTTTTGTGGGCATGCGATTTTGCAGGATCAGATCCTGGAGATATGCGACGCGGAACAGGACGAGCGCTTCCACGACAACCCGCTGGTCACGGACAAGCCCGGCATTCGTTTCTACGCCGGGCATCCGCTGGGGCTGGAAGATGGCAGCAAACTCGGCACGCTGTGCCTGCTCGACACCAAGCCGCGCCAGCTCAATGACGAAGAGCGCGAACTGCTGCGCGACTTGGCGCGCATGGCCGAGCAGGAAATGGTCGCGGTGCAGATGGCGAGCATGGACGAGCTGACGCTGTTGTCCAATCGGCGCGGCTTCAGGACGTTGGCCCAGCATGCGTTGAATGTGTGTGATCGCTTGTCGCGACCGGCGACGCTACTGTTCTTCGACCTCAACGACTTCAAGCCGATCAACGATCGCTATGGGCATGCCGAGGGCGACAGCGCACTGAAAACCTTCGCCGACGTGCTGCGTATCGCCTTTCGCGAAAGTGATGTGGTCGGTCGCCTGGGCGGAGACGAGTTCGTGGCGCTGCTCACCGGTTCTTCCCATGTCGAGACAACGACGATCATGGCGCGCCTCAAGGAAATCCTCGATGAGCGCAATGCGATGTTGCAGCGTGGCTACGACATTCGGTTCAGCGTCGGCCAGATCGAGTACGACGCCCAGCGCCATCGGTCAATCGACAACCTGCTGGCGGACGCCGATGCGGCGATGTATGCGCACAAACAGGCGCTTCGCAGCTAG